AACATCAGCTACACGGTCAGCGCGCGGGTAAAACTCCAGTCCTTGACTCCTCGGATTGTCGAAGATCAGGGGAGCGGCTCTTTCAAGGGCTACTTCACCTGCAATATGACCCTACCTGACTATCTGGGTCTTGGGAATGGTATTACCAAAGGACTGGGCACCATCGTTCAGATATAGCCCTAGCCGAAACCCGGTTCTGGAAGCACCATCAGAATGATGATTCTTTCTGACAGAGTATCCCTGGTCCAGAGCTCAATCACCCTGGAGATGACTGAACGGGCTGCCAGGCTGCAGGCCGCTGATGTGGATGTCATCAACTTGTCTGTCGGTGAACCGGACTTTACCACTCCGGGCCTTTCCTGCTGGAACCCAGCAGGCGCTTTATACGTTTTCTTGAGCGTCAGTGGGTTGTTTGTCAAGATAGCCAAAGGCCAGGCCCTTCAAACACCCAGGGATGTGACGGAGTATCCGGTCAGGCAGGAACCTGTAATTACTATAAGCGGTGAGGGATTTGGTGATCAGGAACACATTCGACTTTCCTATGCCGTTTCGGCTGAAGATATCATTGCCGCTATCGAGCGCACAGCAGCGGCGCTGGCCCGCTTAAATTAAGGAGATAGCAAAAATATGAAAAAAGACATACACCCCGAGTACCATCTAGTGACGGTTCGTTGTGCCTGTGGCAATACTTTCCAGACCCGTTCGACGGCCAAGGAGCTGCGGGTGGAAATCTGCAGCGCCTGTCATCCTTTCTTCACCGGGAAGCAGAAATTGGTCGATACTGCCGGCCGGGTGGAGAAGTATCGGCGCAAGTACCAGATCGAAGAGCCGGCCGACTAGCTGACGCGCACCAAGCACTATAACCTTGACGTGGAAAGAAAGCGTACCACTTTGCCAAAACAGCTGCAGACT
This DNA window, taken from Candidatus Neomarinimicrobiota bacterium, encodes the following:
- the rpmE gene encoding 50S ribosomal protein L31, whose amino-acid sequence is MKKDIHPEYHLVTVRCACGNTFQTRSTAKELRVEICSACHPFFTGKQKLVDTAGRVEKYRRKYQIEEPAD